The Symphalangus syndactylus isolate Jambi chromosome 23, NHGRI_mSymSyn1-v2.1_pri, whole genome shotgun sequence genome has a window encoding:
- the PPT2 gene encoding lysosomal thioesterase PPT2 isoform X2, with product MKSCGSMLGLWGQRLPAVWVLLLLPFLPLLLLAAPAPHRASYKPVIVVHGLFDSSYSFRHLLEYINETHPGTVVTVLDLFDGRESLRPLWEQVQGFREAVVPIMAKAPQGVHLICYSQGGLVCRALLSVMDDHNVDSFISLSSPQMGQYGDTDYLKWLFPTSMRSNLYRICYSPWGQEFSICNYWHDPHHDDLYLNASSFLALINGERDHPNATVWRKNFLRVGHLVLIGGPDDGVITPWQSSFFGFYDANETVLEMEEQLVYLRDSFGLKTLLARGAIVRCPMAGISHTAWHSNRTLYETCIEPWLS from the exons ATGAAGAGTT GCGGGAGCATGCTGGGGCTCTGGGGGCAGCGGCTCCCCGCGGTGTGGGTCCTGCTCCTGTTGCCTTtcctgccgctgctgctgcttgCAGCTCCCGCGCCCCACCGCGCGTCCTACAAGCCGGTCATCGTGGTGCATGGGCTCTTCGACAGCTCGTACAGCTTCCGCCACCTGCTGGAATACATCAATGAG ACACACCCCGGGACTGTGGTGACAGTGCTCGATCTCTTCGATGGGAGAGAGAGCTTGCGACCCCTGTGGGAACAGGTGCAAGGGTTCCGAGAGGCTGTGGTCCCCATCATGGCAAAGGCCCCTCAAGGGGTGCATCTCATCTGCTACTCGCAGG GGGGCCTTGTGTGCCGGGCTCTGCTTTCTGTCATGGATGATCACAATGTGGattctttcatctctctctcctctccacagATGGGACAGTATGGAG ACACGGACTACTTGAAGTGGCTGTTCCCCACCTCCATGCGGTCTAACCTCTATCGGATCTGCTATAGCCCCTGGGGCCAGGAATTCTCCATCTGCAACTACTGGCATG ATCCCCACCACGATGACTTGTACCTCAATGCCAGCAGCTTCCTGGCCCTGATCAATGGGGAAAGAGACCATCCCAATGCCACAG TATGGCGGAAGAACTTTCTTCGTGTGGGTCACCTGGTGCTGATTGGGGGCCCTGATGATGGTGTTATTACTCCCTGGCAGTCCAG CTTCTTTGGTTTCTATGATGCAAATGAGACGGTCCTGGAGATGGAGGAGCAACTG GTTTATCTGCGGGATTCTTTTGGGTTGAAGACTCTATTGGCCCGGGGGGCCATAGTGAGGTGTCCAATGGCCGGGATCTCCCACACAGCCTGGCACTCCAACCGTACCCTTTATGAGACCTGCATTGAACCTTGGCTCTCCTGA
- the PPT2 gene encoding lysosomal thioesterase PPT2 isoform X1: MKSCGSMLGLWGQRLPAVWVLLLLPFLPLLLLAAPAPHRASYKPVIVVHGLFDSSYSFRHLLEYINETHPGTVVTVLDLFDGRESLRPLWEQVQGFREAVVPIMAKAPQGVHLICYSQGGLVCRALLSVMDDHNVDSFISLSSPQMGQYGDTDYLKWLFPTSMRSNLYRICYSPWGQEFSICNYWHDPHHDDLYLNASSFLALINGERDHPNATVWRKNFLRVGHLVLIGGPDDGVITPWQSSFFGFYDANETVLEMEEQLPARPTHQSELLLLRLVCLKPPRRKKPGGNGEREEGRWGENFKWGKSGVYSET; the protein is encoded by the exons ATGAAGAGTT GCGGGAGCATGCTGGGGCTCTGGGGGCAGCGGCTCCCCGCGGTGTGGGTCCTGCTCCTGTTGCCTTtcctgccgctgctgctgcttgCAGCTCCCGCGCCCCACCGCGCGTCCTACAAGCCGGTCATCGTGGTGCATGGGCTCTTCGACAGCTCGTACAGCTTCCGCCACCTGCTGGAATACATCAATGAG ACACACCCCGGGACTGTGGTGACAGTGCTCGATCTCTTCGATGGGAGAGAGAGCTTGCGACCCCTGTGGGAACAGGTGCAAGGGTTCCGAGAGGCTGTGGTCCCCATCATGGCAAAGGCCCCTCAAGGGGTGCATCTCATCTGCTACTCGCAGG GGGGCCTTGTGTGCCGGGCTCTGCTTTCTGTCATGGATGATCACAATGTGGattctttcatctctctctcctctccacagATGGGACAGTATGGAG ACACGGACTACTTGAAGTGGCTGTTCCCCACCTCCATGCGGTCTAACCTCTATCGGATCTGCTATAGCCCCTGGGGCCAGGAATTCTCCATCTGCAACTACTGGCATG ATCCCCACCACGATGACTTGTACCTCAATGCCAGCAGCTTCCTGGCCCTGATCAATGGGGAAAGAGACCATCCCAATGCCACAG TATGGCGGAAGAACTTTCTTCGTGTGGGTCACCTGGTGCTGATTGGGGGCCCTGATGATGGTGTTATTACTCCCTGGCAGTCCAG CTTCTTTGGTTTCTATGATGCAAATGAGACGGTCCTGGAGATGGAGGAGCAACTG CCTGCCAGGCCCACCCACCAGTCTGAGCTGCTTCTGCTGAGGCTGGTCTGCCTGAAGCCTCCCAGGAGAAAGAAGCCAGGtgggaatggagagagagaggaaggcaggTGGGGAGAGAATTTCAAATGGGGAAAGAGTGGGGTTTACTCAGAGACTTAG